From Vicia villosa cultivar HV-30 ecotype Madison, WI unplaced genomic scaffold, Vvil1.0 ctg.001719F_1_1, whole genome shotgun sequence, one genomic window encodes:
- the LOC131636417 gene encoding uncharacterized protein LOC131636417 has product MDISSNIVKERTRHTSAYKILVIDVSGLISLISRLKGEVLRDFNHDYGNLLSILNTSFDPMALITLFQFYDPHLRCFTFQDYQLVSTLEEFSYILNIRITDEVPFARVPKVVRLEKIVEALHMGIKEVERNWKSSGAIPGFYLCFLISKAEEAVKKECWVDFGRLLAIIIYGIVLFPSVENFVSLSAICVFMNKNPVSTLLADTYFAIHSRNKKGGYVNGSCLSLLYRWFMLHLSVKGPFVLRKSSLQWSDRIVNLTSYDIRWNYCVGKVWNIITSCGQYSNVPLMGTRGCISYNPMPAYRQLGYAMEGSQKDVEAFESVYFAGGKDPLELEKIASAWTRVHRRDQTTLSKKVPIAMGPYMEWVKARAEDLLLPFARSDSLYEKPLVVLSDTVAAELYTQANADNIKLQAKDKEVDLENYFRNQEKEELARKLQHAQDEGSSMIRAQRRSHDLMEESLYRKQQECLKLQRSESSSKRKVRDLEKQLVEEKAKSAQLEEELARL; this is encoded by the coding sequence ATGGACATCTCTTCCAATATTGTCAAAGAGCGTACGAGACACACCAGTGCTTACAAGATTCTGGTTATTGATGTTTCTGGGTTGATAAGTTTGATTTCTCGTCTGAAAGGGGAGGTTCTCCGTGATTTCAATCATGATTATGGCAACTTGCTTTCCATCCTCAACACATCTTTTGATCCGATGGCCTTGATCACTCTGTTTCAGTTCTATGACCCACATTTAAGGTGTTTTACATTCCAGGATTATCAACTGGTTTCAACACTTGAGGAATTTTCTTACATCCTCAACATTCGAATTACTGATGAGGTGCCTTTTGCCCGGGTTCCTAAGGTTGTGAGGTTGGAAAAGATAGTTGAAGCTCTTCATATGGGTATAAAGGAGGTGGAAAGAAATTGGAAGTCATCGGGTGCTATTCCTGGTTTCTATCTTTGTTTTCTGATTAGTAAGGCTGAGGAGGCGGTTAAGAAGGAGTGTTGGGTTGATTTTGGTCGGTTGCTTGCTATCATTATTTACGGCATTGTGTTGTTCCCATCAGTGGAGAACTTTGTGAGTTTGTCGGCGATTTGTGTCTTCATGAACAAAAACCCTGTGTCAACATTGCTTGCGGACACCTATTTTGCTATCCACTCTAGAAATAAGAAGGGAGGATATGTTAATGGTTCTTGTCTTTCGTTGTTGTATCGTTGGTTTATGCTACATTTATCAGTGAAAGGACCATTTGTGCTCAGAAAGAGTTCTCTTCAGTGGTCAGATAGGATTGTTAACCTCACATCTTATGACATCAGGTGGAATTATTGTGTGGGGAAGGTTTGGAACATCATCACTAGTTGCGGTCAATATTCCAATGTTCCTCTCATGGGAACCAGAGGTTGTATTAGTTATAATCCCATGCCCGCCTACCGTCAATTGGGATATGCAATGGAAGGGTCTCAGAAGGATGTAGAAGCGTTTGAATCAGTGTACTTTGCCGGTGGTAAAGATCCTTTGGAGCTAGAGAAGATAGCGTCTGCTTGGACTAGAGTCCATAGGAGAGATCAAACCACCCTAAGtaagaaggttcctattgctatgGGTCCCTACATGGAGTGGGTCAAGGCAAGAGCTGAAGATTTATTGTTGCCATTTGCGAGGTCGGATTCATTGTACGAAAAACCTCTTGTGGTCTTGTCTGATACAGTTGCTGCTGAGCTCTATACTCAAGCCAATGCGGATAACATCAAACTTCAAGCAAAGGACAAAGAGGTTGACTTGGAGAATTATTTTCGTAATCAAGAAAAGGAGGAATTGGCTCGTAAGCTCCAGCATGCGCAAGATGAAGGTTCAAGCATGATACGTGCTCAAAGGCGATCTCATGACTTAATGGAGGAAAGCTTGTACCGAAAGCAGCAAGAATGTTTGAAGTTGCAAAGATCCGAAAGCAGTAGCAAGAGAAAGGTGCGGGATTTGGAAAAGCAATTGGTGGAAGAAAAGGCCAAGTCAGCTCAACTTGAGGAAGAGCTCGCAAGACTCTGA